A window of Pirellula sp. SH-Sr6A contains these coding sequences:
- a CDS encoding sugar phosphate isomerase/epimerase family protein: protein MPKIAAFPKAYMHALCKDGTMKLAEWFQLASGLGVDGVEFYAGFLEMQDPSNWPSIRMQVESMGLQIPMMCCSPDFTHPDASFRSHELEKQRYWIDMTAALGGQYCRVLSGQRRPELTTQEGVKLAADCIYECLPYAQDQGVTLILENHYKDDFWEYPEFAQKMDVFCALVDAVDHPNFGVNYDPSNAYIAGDDPIELLKRVSHRVVTMHASDRYLIEGTLEDLRREESGAAGYAKRLRHGEIGKGLNDYDQIFTELKRVGFDSWISIEDGVDGIEQLARSAEFLKKKVAQYWPDS, encoded by the coding sequence ATGCCAAAGATTGCTGCTTTCCCCAAAGCTTACATGCACGCGCTGTGTAAGGATGGAACGATGAAACTGGCCGAATGGTTCCAATTGGCCAGCGGCTTGGGCGTCGACGGTGTGGAATTCTACGCGGGCTTTTTGGAAATGCAGGATCCTAGCAATTGGCCATCGATTCGCATGCAAGTGGAGTCGATGGGACTGCAAATCCCGATGATGTGTTGTTCGCCCGACTTCACCCACCCTGATGCTTCCTTCCGGAGCCACGAACTCGAAAAGCAACGGTACTGGATCGACATGACTGCCGCTTTGGGTGGCCAATACTGCCGTGTTCTCAGCGGACAACGCCGACCGGAACTCACGACTCAGGAAGGAGTCAAGCTGGCGGCGGACTGCATCTATGAATGTTTGCCCTACGCCCAAGACCAAGGCGTGACGCTCATTCTCGAGAACCATTACAAGGACGATTTTTGGGAGTATCCCGAGTTCGCACAAAAGATGGATGTCTTTTGCGCTTTGGTCGATGCCGTCGATCATCCAAACTTCGGTGTGAACTATGACCCGAGCAACGCCTACATCGCGGGTGATGACCCGATCGAACTACTGAAACGCGTATCCCATCGCGTGGTCACGATGCACGCCAGCGATCGTTACCTCATCGAAGGAACGTTGGAGGATCTACGACGAGAAGAATCGGGCGCTGCGGGCTATGCGAAGCGACTGAGGCATGGTGAAATTGGAAAAGGACTCAATGATTACGATCAGATCTTCACCGAACTAAAACGCGTGGGATTCGACAGCTGGATCAGTATCGAAGATGGAGTCGACGGAATCGAGCAGCTCGCACGAAGCGCTGAATTTCTCAAAAAGAAAGTAGCGCAATACTGGCCCGATTCGTGA
- a CDS encoding C25 family cysteine peptidase: MRRLVAALSCLIYAGIALESSPETWAEALEEKRARPAVVVVCPNAWQPALEKWAAYRSQDYRLTILDSHRDPSALRQRIIEKAGEAGSLEAVVLCGDVFQDITTDAKLPPIRETIVPTFVLPTTVKLGEGQTPTLASDNPFSDLDGDGSPDVAVGRVPAKSAEDLKRMLDRVIHYEHSSDFSEWRDRVHVTAGVGGFGLFADKAIETVARRYLSEGIPDRFRLQMTYASLHSPYCPDPRSLKQTFLGKLNRGGLFWVYIGHGWIDSLDDFHYDNSEECICSREDTELFDAPVGPPVAVLLACYTGAFDAKVDCFAERLLHQPNGPIAIVAGSRVTMPYGLSQFAGEMMDTCFVQNESRLGRVVLQAKKSIWTDEKESEKRSEPASVSSSKLKSKYQSAIEAMATALSPVGHDLVAERREHVRLMNLLGDPLLVIRHPQPLKIEARDTIEAGEPLDAEIEAPWSGTMEVELLLHRDRLPSTLESIQANEQAEARYQRMQQNYDRANHLVLAHQRLDVEAGTRHVLFETKEDFRGQYVLRARMQGEEDWAIGTKRVQFQRKKKAN, encoded by the coding sequence ATGCGAAGGTTGGTTGCTGCACTTAGTTGCCTCATATACGCAGGTATCGCCTTGGAGTCCTCCCCAGAGACTTGGGCGGAGGCGTTAGAGGAAAAGCGGGCGCGTCCGGCGGTTGTTGTGGTCTGCCCCAACGCTTGGCAGCCAGCTCTCGAGAAATGGGCTGCATATCGAAGTCAGGATTACCGCCTCACCATCCTCGACAGCCACCGTGATCCCTCCGCATTACGCCAGAGGATCATTGAGAAAGCTGGGGAGGCCGGCTCGCTGGAAGCCGTCGTACTGTGCGGCGATGTATTTCAAGACATCACGACCGACGCCAAATTGCCACCGATTCGCGAGACGATTGTCCCGACCTTCGTGCTGCCGACGACCGTGAAATTGGGGGAGGGGCAAACCCCAACCCTTGCGAGCGATAATCCCTTTTCGGACTTGGACGGAGACGGCAGCCCTGACGTTGCCGTCGGACGCGTACCGGCGAAGTCCGCTGAAGATTTGAAACGGATGCTCGATCGTGTCATTCATTACGAACATTCCAGCGATTTCAGCGAATGGCGAGATCGCGTGCACGTCACGGCAGGGGTGGGTGGATTCGGCTTGTTCGCCGACAAAGCCATCGAGACCGTCGCTCGGCGTTATCTGTCGGAAGGAATCCCGGATCGATTTCGATTGCAGATGACCTACGCCAGCCTGCACAGCCCCTATTGTCCCGATCCGCGTTCGCTCAAGCAAACGTTTCTGGGCAAGCTCAATCGGGGTGGGTTGTTCTGGGTTTACATCGGTCATGGTTGGATCGATTCGCTGGACGACTTCCACTACGACAATAGCGAAGAGTGCATTTGCAGCCGGGAAGATACCGAACTATTCGATGCACCTGTGGGGCCACCTGTCGCGGTATTGCTAGCCTGCTACACCGGGGCATTCGATGCAAAGGTTGATTGTTTTGCCGAACGTTTGTTGCATCAGCCGAACGGCCCAATCGCCATTGTCGCGGGCTCACGCGTCACCATGCCTTATGGGCTAAGTCAGTTTGCGGGAGAAATGATGGATACCTGCTTTGTGCAAAACGAGTCCCGATTGGGACGCGTTGTGTTGCAGGCCAAGAAATCGATTTGGACTGACGAGAAAGAATCGGAAAAGAGAAGTGAACCGGCATCGGTTTCCAGCAGCAAGTTGAAGTCGAAGTACCAATCCGCGATCGAAGCGATGGCGACGGCGCTCAGTCCCGTCGGCCATGACTTGGTCGCAGAGCGGAGAGAGCACGTGCGATTGATGAATTTGCTCGGTGACCCACTACTGGTTATTCGCCATCCCCAACCTTTGAAAATCGAAGCGAGGGACACGATCGAAGCGGGCGAACCGCTGGACGCCGAGATCGAGGCGCCGTGGAGTGGAACCATGGAGGTCGAATTGCTGCTCCATCGCGATCGCTTGCCCAGCACGTTAGAATCCATCCAAGCCAACGAGCAGGCCGAAGCCCGTTACCAACGAATGCAACAGAATTACGACCGAGCAAATCATCTCGTCCTCGCCCATCAGCGTTTGGATGTCGAAGCAGGAACGCGTCATGTCCTGTTTGAAACCAAGGAAGATTTTCGCGGACAATATGTTCTCCGAGCGCGCATGCAAGGGGAAGAGGACTGGGCGATTGGGACCAAACGCGTTCAGTTTCAACGCAAGAAGAAAGCGAATTGA
- a CDS encoding TrmH family RNA methyltransferase encodes MSWTRIEDIQAPQLEPYRHLRTTNLTRFSGRFIAESKPLVARLLASQLQVESVLLDEAFVEEAQGWIPADQSVWVVPSAMISELIGFHFHRGYLACGLRPAMGTMDDLLQKQAWGGATSQRDRWTGVLLVGVQDPENLGSILRTCSAFGIQDIVLGPQCVDPFARRVLRVSMGNAFKLRFFEVDDVHHALRAFEQKGIESIAACLADDSEELCEFARHGHSVVLFGNEAHGLPDDILTGCSRRLKIEMGLATDSLNVSVAAGIILHNLCRIC; translated from the coding sequence ATGTCGTGGACACGTATCGAGGACATCCAAGCTCCCCAACTGGAGCCTTACCGGCACCTTCGCACGACGAATCTAACCCGATTTAGCGGGCGCTTCATTGCTGAAAGCAAACCGCTTGTAGCGCGACTGTTGGCGAGCCAGCTGCAGGTCGAGTCAGTGCTCTTGGACGAAGCATTCGTCGAGGAGGCTCAGGGCTGGATCCCAGCCGACCAGTCCGTTTGGGTCGTACCCAGCGCGATGATTAGCGAGCTTATCGGATTTCATTTTCATCGTGGTTATTTAGCCTGCGGGCTGCGTCCTGCGATGGGAACGATGGACGATCTGCTGCAAAAGCAGGCCTGGGGGGGGGCGACATCCCAGCGAGACCGCTGGACCGGTGTCCTATTGGTTGGCGTGCAAGACCCCGAGAATTTAGGGTCTATCCTGAGAACTTGTTCCGCTTTTGGGATCCAGGATATTGTGCTAGGGCCGCAATGCGTCGATCCTTTTGCCCGGCGAGTGCTGCGCGTTTCCATGGGAAATGCGTTCAAACTTCGCTTTTTCGAGGTCGACGATGTTCACCACGCATTGCGGGCCTTCGAGCAAAAGGGGATCGAATCGATCGCCGCTTGCTTGGCGGACGACAGCGAGGAACTGTGCGAATTTGCGAGGCACGGGCATTCCGTAGTGCTCTTTGGAAACGAAGCCCACGGGTTGCCCGACGACATTTTGACTGGGTGCAGTCGACGTCTCAAGATTGAGATGGGTTTGGCCACAGATTCCCTCAACGTGAGTGTCGCCGCCGGAATTATCCTTCATAATCTTTGCCGTATCTGCTAG
- a CDS encoding PP2C family protein-serine/threonine phosphatase, translating to MSQRSPSAHTTAWQSAFSVASATHVGMRRRNNQDHHGVFLAGDESAWKKFGHLLIVADGMGAHAAGELASQLSVELIPHHYRKLVRGLHADALHQALTETNAEIFRRGQANPEFRSMGTTTCALAIVPEGALIAHVGDSRVYRLRGAQLEQLTFDHSLVWEMRASGELSEEAIRNSTIPKNVITRSLGPNANVMVDIEGPFPLRLGDKFLLCSDGLSGQLSDEEIGVLLQVLDRDTAVQAMVDIANLRGGPDNITVVVGEVTSDAIVDTKTPSGTSAARTSSHYPLPFGIAAAVAILLSIVLLALQQFPIALLALAAAAVAFASGWYKYQSTSTPSERPANGFGKSPYRRIACKPDRAFTENLAQVVSELEAWFDENHWSTASQELSTAREQAKRAQKESRYADSIRSFVQVIMIMMREARVHQSESPDDSETIDY from the coding sequence TTGTCTCAACGTTCCCCTTCTGCCCACACCACCGCTTGGCAGTCTGCCTTTTCCGTTGCGAGTGCAACGCATGTCGGGATGCGCCGGCGAAACAATCAGGACCATCACGGTGTCTTTCTGGCAGGAGATGAGTCTGCTTGGAAGAAGTTCGGGCACTTGCTCATCGTCGCAGACGGCATGGGGGCGCACGCGGCAGGTGAATTGGCCAGTCAATTGTCGGTCGAGCTGATACCCCATCATTATCGAAAGCTCGTTCGAGGTCTTCACGCAGATGCCTTGCACCAAGCCTTGACGGAGACCAATGCGGAGATCTTTCGGCGCGGTCAGGCAAATCCTGAATTCCGCAGCATGGGAACGACGACTTGTGCGCTGGCGATCGTGCCAGAAGGTGCGTTGATCGCGCACGTTGGAGATTCGCGAGTCTACCGCCTTCGAGGGGCCCAACTCGAGCAGCTCACCTTTGACCACTCGCTGGTTTGGGAAATGAGAGCTTCGGGAGAACTCTCCGAGGAAGCGATTCGCAACAGCACGATCCCAAAGAATGTCATCACGCGTTCGTTGGGTCCGAACGCAAACGTAATGGTCGATATCGAAGGGCCGTTTCCCTTGCGTCTGGGAGACAAGTTCCTGCTCTGTAGCGATGGGCTGAGCGGGCAGTTGAGCGATGAAGAGATCGGGGTTCTATTGCAAGTCCTCGATCGAGATACGGCGGTTCAAGCGATGGTGGATATCGCCAACCTGCGCGGTGGTCCCGACAACATTACGGTGGTCGTGGGAGAAGTGACTTCCGATGCGATCGTCGACACAAAAACGCCTTCAGGAACGAGTGCCGCGCGCACGTCATCCCACTACCCGTTACCGTTTGGAATCGCTGCGGCTGTCGCGATTCTCCTGTCCATTGTCTTGTTGGCATTGCAGCAATTCCCGATCGCACTCCTCGCCTTGGCCGCCGCCGCCGTCGCCTTCGCGTCTGGTTGGTACAAGTACCAATCGACTTCGACACCGAGCGAGCGACCTGCAAACGGATTTGGCAAATCTCCTTACCGCCGCATCGCATGCAAACCGGATCGCGCATTCACGGAAAACCTCGCGCAAGTCGTTTCGGAATTGGAGGCGTGGTTTGACGAGAACCATTGGTCGACGGCTTCTCAGGAACTCAGCACCGCTCGCGAACAAGCGAAACGGGCGCAAAAAGAAAGCCGCTACGCCGACTCCATTCGGAGTTTTGTTCAAGTCATCATGATTATGATGCGGGAAGCACGCGTCCACCAAAGCGAATCACCCGACGATTCCGAGACGATCGATTACTGA
- a CDS encoding aminotransferase class I/II-fold pyridoxal phosphate-dependent enzyme — protein sequence MSSDFKIELAPRVHRLPPYLFGRINNLLYQKRRAGQDLIDLGMGNPSDPPDPSVIAKLSEAAKDTTNHGYSKSNGILNLRREVTSKYLRKYGVRLDPETETIVCLGSKEGFSHMLLALIGAGDTAIIPAPYFPVHMYGVVLASGNVVALDVSNTERYLSNIAYTCEHFYPRPKLLIINYPHNPSTVTVEPEFFVDVVKLAKKYGLMVISDFAYADVAYDDYTPPSFLSAPGAKDVGVEFTTMSKGYNMAGWRVGFCSGNADMVKALATIKGYYDYGMFQAIQIAAIVALRDTEATVEKQSKIYQGRRDVLVEGLRRIGWEVSTPKAGMFAWAKIPEPWASRMNSIDFAMHLLEHGNVAVSPGGGFGPLGEGYLRMALVENEARLRQAVRQIGACLERTTAPELVGV from the coding sequence ATGAGTAGCGATTTTAAAATTGAGTTGGCCCCTCGGGTGCATCGTCTCCCTCCTTATTTATTTGGCCGGATCAACAATTTGCTCTACCAGAAGCGGCGCGCCGGTCAGGATTTGATCGATTTGGGGATGGGAAATCCTTCCGATCCACCGGACCCTTCGGTGATTGCCAAGCTATCCGAAGCAGCGAAGGACACGACCAATCACGGCTATTCGAAGAGCAATGGGATTCTGAACCTCCGTCGAGAAGTGACGAGCAAATATCTTCGCAAGTATGGCGTTCGGTTGGATCCTGAGACCGAAACCATTGTTTGTTTGGGATCCAAAGAGGGATTTTCTCACATGCTTCTCGCCCTCATCGGCGCTGGAGACACCGCGATCATTCCAGCGCCTTATTTCCCCGTGCATATGTACGGCGTTGTGCTCGCATCGGGCAATGTCGTCGCGCTGGATGTCTCCAACACCGAGAGGTATCTCTCGAACATCGCCTACACGTGCGAGCATTTTTATCCCCGACCCAAATTGCTCATCATCAACTATCCCCACAATCCCTCGACGGTAACGGTCGAACCGGAGTTCTTTGTCGATGTGGTGAAGCTGGCGAAGAAGTATGGCTTGATGGTGATCAGCGACTTCGCTTATGCCGATGTGGCGTACGACGATTACACCCCCCCCTCTTTCTTATCCGCGCCGGGAGCCAAAGACGTCGGCGTGGAATTTACGACGATGAGCAAGGGGTACAACATGGCCGGCTGGCGCGTTGGCTTCTGCTCGGGGAATGCAGACATGGTCAAGGCGTTGGCCACGATCAAGGGCTACTACGACTACGGAATGTTTCAAGCGATTCAAATCGCCGCCATTGTTGCTCTGCGCGATACAGAGGCGACAGTGGAAAAGCAATCCAAGATTTACCAAGGGCGCAGGGATGTATTGGTGGAGGGATTGCGCCGCATCGGTTGGGAGGTTTCGACTCCCAAAGCAGGTATGTTCGCTTGGGCAAAGATCCCCGAACCATGGGCGTCCCGCATGAACTCCATCGACTTCGCCATGCATTTGCTGGAGCATGGTAATGTGGCGGTCAGCCCGGGGGGTGGATTCGGTCCGCTGGGAGAAGGTTATTTGCGAATGGCACTCGTGGAGAACGAAGCCCGGCTTCGGCAGGCCGTTCGACAGATCGGTGCTTGTTTAGAACGAACCACTGCACCGGAGTTGGTCGGAGTGTAG
- a CDS encoding DUF1559 domain-containing protein — MRNRTSRPSRCGFTLVELLVVIAIIGILVGLLLPAVQAAREAARRMSCQNNLKQIGLAIHNFESGYKKLPAGALGPSRVDPYIDAGAAGNQQFYGTLPFLLPFMELNNIYQQFPSALLRIDRLAQSGEDLRWASTTASLWAGATNPGNIAQYKIPSFMCPSDSKTPSAVYTRLHVRASSATGTGVTAQAFIGRASGGWQVAALGRTNYAGAQGRPDVEGGRWQGLFRNRTETKFGSVTDGLSNVIAFGETRGGNVTGPVEQSTVLWISAIPLPSSNTWLLGEDNWYEFSSNHTGLTNFTLGDGSVRGISNNIDGTTWLRLNGISDGEVISNEF, encoded by the coding sequence ATGCGCAATCGTACTTCGCGACCATCGCGATGCGGTTTCACTTTGGTGGAATTGTTGGTCGTTATCGCTATTATCGGTATTTTGGTCGGTTTGCTGCTTCCTGCAGTTCAAGCAGCGCGAGAGGCGGCTCGTCGTATGAGTTGCCAAAACAACTTGAAACAAATTGGGTTGGCCATCCACAACTTCGAGAGCGGCTACAAAAAGTTGCCGGCGGGAGCATTGGGGCCATCGCGTGTCGATCCGTACATCGACGCCGGAGCAGCAGGCAATCAACAGTTCTACGGAACCCTACCGTTCCTTCTTCCATTTATGGAACTGAACAACATCTACCAGCAGTTCCCAAGCGCCTTGCTCCGAATCGATCGATTGGCGCAATCCGGCGAGGATCTGCGTTGGGCTTCGACCACCGCTTCCCTATGGGCAGGAGCTACCAATCCCGGGAATATCGCCCAGTACAAGATCCCCAGCTTCATGTGCCCGTCCGACTCGAAAACTCCCTCAGCGGTCTATACCCGACTTCACGTTCGCGCTTCGTCGGCAACGGGGACAGGCGTTACAGCGCAAGCCTTCATCGGGCGCGCTTCGGGTGGATGGCAGGTAGCGGCCCTCGGGCGAACCAATTACGCCGGAGCGCAAGGTCGTCCCGATGTGGAAGGGGGACGTTGGCAAGGTCTGTTTCGCAACCGCACCGAAACGAAATTCGGAAGCGTTACGGACGGCCTGAGCAATGTCATCGCGTTTGGTGAGACCCGCGGCGGTAACGTCACGGGCCCGGTTGAACAATCGACCGTGCTATGGATCTCCGCCATCCCTCTCCCGTCATCCAATACCTGGCTTCTCGGAGAAGACAACTGGTATGAGTTTTCCAGCAATCACACCGGCTTAACCAACTTCACACTTGGTGACGGATCGGTTCGAGGCATCAGTAACAATATCGACGGCACGACCTGGCTTCGCCTCAACGGGATCTCCGATGGTGAAGTTATCAGCAATGAATTCTAA